From Anopheles darlingi chromosome 2, idAnoDarlMG_H_01, whole genome shotgun sequence, the proteins below share one genomic window:
- the LOC125950517 gene encoding thioredoxin reductase 1, mitochondrial-like — MAPVNETENYDYDLVVIGGGSGGLACAKQAVQLGAKVAVLDFVKPSPQGTRWGLGGTCVNVGCIPKKLMHQAALLGEAIHDAQPYGWQFADPASVRHEWTKLTESVQNHIKSVNWVTRVDLREQRVEYINGLGFFRDAHTVVARMKNGTERELRTKYALIAVGGRPRYPDIPGAVEYGITSDDVFSLPHAPGKTLLVGAGYIGLECAGFLKGLGYDVTVMVRSILLRGFDQQMATMIGDSMVEKGIKFHHKSRPLAVEKQADGRLVVRYETEGGPGGEDTFDTVLFAIGRQAETATLQLDLAGVVTANDGKSDKLDVDGTDHQTNVKNIFAVGDVLYGKPELTPVAIHAGRIIARRLFGGSDETMDYQDVATTVFTPLEYGCVGLSEEAAEAAHGKDNIEVYHAYYKPTEFFVPQRSVRYCYLKTVALREGDQRVLGLHFLGPAAGEVIQGFAAALKCGLTMNALRNTVGIHPTVAEEFTRLSITKSSGLDPTPATCCS, encoded by the coding sequence ATGGCCCCAgtgaacgaaacggaaaactaCGACTACGATCTGGTGGTCATCGGTGGCGGTTCCGGCGGGTTGGCCTGTGCGAAGCAGGCTGTCCAGCTGGGTGCTAAGGTGGCGGTGCTGGACTTTGTGAAACCATCTCCCCAAGGAACGCGCTGGGGACTCGGTGGAACTTGCGTCAACGTAGGCTGCATTCCGAAGAAGCTGATGCATCAGGCGGCCCTGCTCGGTGAGGCCATCCACGATGCGCAACCGTACGGTTGGCAGTTTGCCGATCCGGCCTCGGTACGTCACGAGTGGACCAAGCTGACGGAATCCGTCCAGAATCACATCAAATCGGTGAACTGGGTAACGCGGGTGGACCTGCGGGAGCAACGAGTGGAGTACATAAACGGACTCGGTTTCTTCCGCGATGCGCACACGGTGGTGGCACGTatgaagaacggaacggagcgagaGCTACGCACCAAGTACGCACTGATAGCGGTCGGTGGAAGACCACGTTACCCGGATATTCCCGGTGCCGTTGAGTACGGTATCACGAGTGACGATGTGTTCAGTTTGCCGCATGCCCCGGGTAAAACCCTTCTCGTTGGGGCCGGCTACATTGGACTCGAGTGTGCGGGATTCCTGAAGGGTCTCGGCTATGACGTCACGGTTATGGTACGCTCGATATTGCTCCGTGGATTCGACCAGCAGATGGCTACTATGATTGGTGATTCGATGGTGGAGAAGGGCATCAAGTTCCACCACAAATCGCGTCCACTGGCTGTGGAAAAGCAGGCcgatggtcggttggtcgtgcGCTACGAAACGGAGGGAGGCCCCGGTGGTGAGGACACCTTCGATACGGTGCTCTTTGCGATCGGTCGCCAGGCGGAGACGGCTACGCTGCAACTCGACCTGGCCGGTGTCGTAACGGCCAACGATGGTAAATCGGATAAGCTCGACGTAGATGGTACGGACCATCAGACCAACGTGAAGAACATTTTCGCCGTCGGAGATGTGCTGTATGGTAAACCGGAACTAACGCCGGTTGCGATCCATGCCGGACGTATCATCGCACGTCGGCTGTTCGGTGGATCGGATGAAACCATGGACTACCAGGACGTCGCAACGACCGTCTTCACACCACTCGAGTACGGGTGCGTCGGATTGAGCGAGGAAGCGGCCGAAGCAGCTCATGGCAAGGATAACATCGAGGTGTACCACGCGTACTATAAGCCGACCGAGTTCTTTGTGCCGCAGCGCTCCGTCCGCTATTGCTACCTGAAGACGGTAGCACTGCGCGAAGGAGATCAGCGTGTGCTGGGGCTCCACTTCTTGGGACCAGCCGCTGGTGAGGTGATTCAAGGATTTGCCGCAGCACTCAAGTGTGGGCTGACAATGAATGCTCTACGCAACACCGTCGGCATACATCCGACGGTGGCCGAAGAATTTACGCGCCTTTCGATCACCAAGAGCTCCGGACTCGATCCAACTCCGGCCACTTGCTGCAGTTAA
- the LOC125950520 gene encoding uncharacterized protein LOC125950520 isoform X1 produces the protein MAVQVDNLLLSDIGRSISLDTATRLRNAAMSKLIRQVSIETPASKLKDCVLNLVVPVPDTPPKGARILVVYAGACYRKNQSNSISSISSQLSDTGDITTSLHMLAKQMQSGSFTSISEEGPDSAPAQQHQQSVAIQHNPQAHQGVRDGALFPGFEVAGVIESLGTELNADCGFKVGQRVILYPYEGVPHGYSELMMVPDLRYLIPIPEGLSLSVAATLPTGALLAQSAIIAAHKIVDDLLKSRPGEKVKILIVGTGGLALWAVRIAAQHFYTPATKDKIQITVASLRDEGFLVAKKCERVNIVQWNEDLYEKQLIERTQDACDGLVDIVIDFGTTSRSLHRSMQCLTKGGHIFISDEVAEKLLPKFGKRAEERGQTIEAVPTGTIEQLHQLVQLVSSNEIEPPPHSVFPSDQAAEVVRKLASSEIPGRAILKFHDIE, from the exons ATGGCAGTTCAAGTGGATAATCTGTTGCTCTCGGATATTGG CCGTTCGATTTCATTGGACACCGCCACACGACTCCGAAACGCCGCCATGAGCAAACTGATTCGCCAGGTGTCGATCGAGACACCGGCCTCGAAGCTGAAGGATTGCGTGCTGAACCTGGTAGTGCCGGTACCGGACACACCACCGAAAGGGGCCCGCATCCTGGTCGTGTACGCCGGTGCCTGCTACCGGAAGAACCAGTCGAACTCGATCTCGTCGATCAGTAGCCAGCTGTCGGATACGGGCGATATCACGACGTCGCTCCACATGCTCGCCAAGCAGATGCAGAGCGGTAGCTTCACGAGCATCAGCGAGGAAGGACCGGACAGTGCACCggcccagcagcaccagcaatcggTTGCGATCCAGCACAACCCACAGGCTCACCAGGGAGTCCGGGATGGAGCGCTCTTCCCAGGATTTGAGGTGGCCGGTGTGATTGAATCGCTCGGTACCGAACTTAATGCGGACTGTGGCTTCAAGGTCGGACAGCGGGTTATCCTCTATCCGTACGAAGGTGTCCCGCATGGTTACTcggagctgatgatggtgccggaTCTGCGCTATCTGATACCGATTCCGGAAGGACTTTCGCTGAGTGTGGCGGCAACACTACCCACCGGAGCGTTGCTGGCCCAGAGTGCCATCATTGCCGCGCACAAGATCGTGGATGATTTGCTCAAAAGTCGACCGGGTGAGAAGGTGAAGATCCTGATCGTGGGCACTGGTGGATTGGCCTTGTGGGCCGTTCGCATTGCCGCGCAGCACTTCTACACGCCGGCCACCAAGGACAAGATACAGATCACCGTTGCCAGTCTGCGGGACGAGGGTTTCCTGGTGGCGAAGAAGTGCGAACG GGTAAACATTGTTCAGTGGAATGAGGATCTGTACGAGAAACAGTTGATCGAGCGCACGCAGGATGCCTGCGATGGACTGGTGGACATTGTCATCGATTTCGGTACGACGTCGCGCTCTCTCCACCGATCGATGCAGTGCCTCACGAAGGGTGGACATATCTTCATCAGCGACGAGGTGGCGGAGAAGCTGCTACCGAAGTTTGGCAAGCGCGCGGAGGAGCGTGGTCAAACAATTGAAGCCGTACCGACGGGTACGATCGAACAGCTGCACCAGCTCGTTCAGCTAGTTTCTTCCAACGAG ATCGAACCACCGCCACACTCAGTATTCCCCTCGGATCAAGCCGCCGAGGTGGTGCGCAAGCTGGCCAGCTCGGAGATCCCCGGACGTGCCATCCTTAAATTCCATGATATTGAGTAA
- the LOC125959525 gene encoding zinc finger protein 320-like — MPTDEQLCSYHLVISKIVAMLDSCVPKELAGSGGCLLDVLHEPETRTIHIRYGDGDINKQEESSLEQTEDKEEEWLQDDEDADDEELCEDVDQRVAEEVMEEILDGKLAMSPVEDDLLNYGSPDATDDGSATFVTEFASPDDNDTEEVMITEEIIVESPEPPLIASPPKYKCQYVGCPHTFQLAKQYASHQEKVHPWLIESKIELQCKYFSCEVRSDDIQQLHIHHAQHRTKEKSAKCQKPSDKTLKPIRGRCCEYCDTILEPNVHIYSQHCLSEHDRSPYACPLCDSLFPLQSHLDQHLRMLHSQEQLEHVLNQRLWRKFTIAEQQLAECRFCYRVICDRTCAVHAIRHRKEMAQSCDRCGEAHPSAHCTLSKPVYGSSWVKKRCPECHRSVSTKNFKEHMATHTSERNFPCTVCKKTFKVRRNATRHIQNHINASNRKRRCYDCGRVCENDGTLVDHYLAEHPELQPYRCPICEAGFHEKQLLAEHCHAHTDAERQMVAVKNPVVSYAVEEARIFECTLCRRIFTTKRATIAHTIVHTDRPHICGLCNASFRASSELTDHTKDMHQYYSDRER; from the coding sequence ATGCCCACGGATGAGCAGCTGTGCAGCTATCATCTGGTGATTTCAAAAATTGTCGCTATGCTGGATTCCTGTGTGCCAAAAGAGCTAGCTGGAAGCGGGGGTTGTCTGCTGGATGTACTTCACGAGCCCGAAACACGCACCATCCACATCCGTTACGGGGACGGGGATATCAATAAGCAAGAAGAATCTTCCCTAGAACAAACTGAAGACAAAGAGGAAGAGTGGTTGCaagacgatgaagatgctgatgatgaggagctGTGTGAAGACGTTGATCAAAGAGTGGCCGAAGAAGTCATGGAAGAAATTCTAGATGGAAAGCTGGCAATGTCGCCGGTTGAGGACGATTTGCTGAATTATGGATCTCCCGATGCCACTGATGATGGTAGTGCAACATTCGTAACGGAATTCGCTTCACCCGATGATAACGACACGGAAGAAGTGATGATAACTGAGGAGATAATAGTAGAATCGCCCGAGCCGCCTTTGATCGCCAGCCCACCAAAGTACAAATGCCAGTATGTTGGTTGTCCTCACACATTCCAGTTAGCCAAACAGTATGCCAGTCATCAGGAAAAGGTACATCCGTGGTTGATCGAGTCGAAGATAGAACTACAATGTAAGTACTTCAGCTGCGAGGTACGATCGGACGACATACAGCAGCTTCATattcatcacgcacaacatcgaacgaaggaaaagtcTGCGAAATGCCAAAAACCAAGCGATAAAACACTGAAACCCATCCGTGGAAGATGTTGCGAATATTGCGACACGATCCTAGAACCGAACGTGCACATCTACTCGCAGCATTGTCTGTCGGAGCATGACCGCTCACCGTACGCTTGCCCCCTTTGCGACAGCCTGTTCCCTTTACAGTCGCATCTTGATCAGCACTTGCGAATGCTGCATTCCCAGGAACAGTTGGAACACGTGTTAAACCAGCGGCTATGGCGAAAGTTTACGATCGCTGAGCAACAGCTGGCCGAGTGTCGCTTCTGCTATCGAGTTATCTGTGATCGTACCTGTGCCGTACACGCCATACGCCATCGAAAGGAGATGGCACAATCGTGTGATCGTTGTGGCGAGGCTCACCCCTCTGCGCACTGCACGCTATCGAAACCGGTGTACGGTTCGAGCTGGGTAAAGAAGCGCTGTCCGGAATGCCACCGATCAGTGTCTACCAAGAACTTCAAAGAGCACATGGCCACCCACACGTCGGAGCGTAACTTCCCGTGTACGGTATGCAAGAAAACTTTCAAAGTACGCCGTAATGCAACCCGGCACATTCAGAATCACATTAACGCGAGCAACCGGAAGCGACGCTGCTACGACTGTGGCCGAGTGTGCGAGAATGATGGGACCCTTGTGGACCATTATCTAGCGGAGCATCCAGAACTTCAACCGTACCGATGTCCGATCTGTGAAGCAGGGTTTCATgagaagcagctgctggccgaaCATTGCCATGCACATACGGATGCAGAGCGACAAATGGTTGCGGTAAAGAACCCGGTCGTCAGCTATGCGGTCGAGGAAGCGCGAATTTTCGAATGTACGCTCTGTCGGAGGATATTTACCACTAAGCGGGCCACGATAGCGCATACGATCGTACACACGGATCGGCCACACATCTGCGGATTATGTAATGCATCTTTTCGGGCATCGAGTGAGCTTACCGATCACACGAAGGATATGCATCAGTACTACAGTGATAGGGAGCGATAG
- the LOC125950520 gene encoding uncharacterized protein LOC125950520 isoform X2: MSKLIRQVSIETPASKLKDCVLNLVVPVPDTPPKGARILVVYAGACYRKNQSNSISSISSQLSDTGDITTSLHMLAKQMQSGSFTSISEEGPDSAPAQQHQQSVAIQHNPQAHQGVRDGALFPGFEVAGVIESLGTELNADCGFKVGQRVILYPYEGVPHGYSELMMVPDLRYLIPIPEGLSLSVAATLPTGALLAQSAIIAAHKIVDDLLKSRPGEKVKILIVGTGGLALWAVRIAAQHFYTPATKDKIQITVASLRDEGFLVAKKCERVNIVQWNEDLYEKQLIERTQDACDGLVDIVIDFGTTSRSLHRSMQCLTKGGHIFISDEVAEKLLPKFGKRAEERGQTIEAVPTGTIEQLHQLVQLVSSNEIEPPPHSVFPSDQAAEVVRKLASSEIPGRAILKFHDIE, from the exons ATGAGCAAACTGATTCGCCAGGTGTCGATCGAGACACCGGCCTCGAAGCTGAAGGATTGCGTGCTGAACCTGGTAGTGCCGGTACCGGACACACCACCGAAAGGGGCCCGCATCCTGGTCGTGTACGCCGGTGCCTGCTACCGGAAGAACCAGTCGAACTCGATCTCGTCGATCAGTAGCCAGCTGTCGGATACGGGCGATATCACGACGTCGCTCCACATGCTCGCCAAGCAGATGCAGAGCGGTAGCTTCACGAGCATCAGCGAGGAAGGACCGGACAGTGCACCggcccagcagcaccagcaatcggTTGCGATCCAGCACAACCCACAGGCTCACCAGGGAGTCCGGGATGGAGCGCTCTTCCCAGGATTTGAGGTGGCCGGTGTGATTGAATCGCTCGGTACCGAACTTAATGCGGACTGTGGCTTCAAGGTCGGACAGCGGGTTATCCTCTATCCGTACGAAGGTGTCCCGCATGGTTACTcggagctgatgatggtgccggaTCTGCGCTATCTGATACCGATTCCGGAAGGACTTTCGCTGAGTGTGGCGGCAACACTACCCACCGGAGCGTTGCTGGCCCAGAGTGCCATCATTGCCGCGCACAAGATCGTGGATGATTTGCTCAAAAGTCGACCGGGTGAGAAGGTGAAGATCCTGATCGTGGGCACTGGTGGATTGGCCTTGTGGGCCGTTCGCATTGCCGCGCAGCACTTCTACACGCCGGCCACCAAGGACAAGATACAGATCACCGTTGCCAGTCTGCGGGACGAGGGTTTCCTGGTGGCGAAGAAGTGCGAACG GGTAAACATTGTTCAGTGGAATGAGGATCTGTACGAGAAACAGTTGATCGAGCGCACGCAGGATGCCTGCGATGGACTGGTGGACATTGTCATCGATTTCGGTACGACGTCGCGCTCTCTCCACCGATCGATGCAGTGCCTCACGAAGGGTGGACATATCTTCATCAGCGACGAGGTGGCGGAGAAGCTGCTACCGAAGTTTGGCAAGCGCGCGGAGGAGCGTGGTCAAACAATTGAAGCCGTACCGACGGGTACGATCGAACAGCTGCACCAGCTCGTTCAGCTAGTTTCTTCCAACGAG ATCGAACCACCGCCACACTCAGTATTCCCCTCGGATCAAGCCGCCGAGGTGGTGCGCAAGCTGGCCAGCTCGGAGATCCCCGGACGTGCCATCCTTAAATTCCATGATATTGAGTAA
- the LOC125950532 gene encoding trans-1,2-dihydrobenzene-1,2-diol dehydrogenase-like, producing the protein MAPLRWAIVSAGTISHDFACAVSTLPEADHQIVAVGARGLENARKFAELHGIPRFYEGYEPIAKDAEVDAVYIGTVNSAHYEVSRMMLAAGKHVLCEKPLCVNRGQARALLDYARAQQRFCMEAIWSRFFPSYAHLRERTVRGDLGRIESVEVQFGFPLTHVERVRMKSLGGGTVLDLGVYTIQVAMWAFQAEPIRVDAAGQLNDEGVDVGITATLHFANGGKAQIKTSAIDKLPNTAIIRGTKGSITLHDFWCPIELTDIDGTIRSYPLPPSKVECILLNSIGLRYEAEETRKRILAGDLESPTVSHQDSLAIARVQDAIRKQIGAELPEDYIFKE; encoded by the exons atgGCACCACTTCGATGGGCGATTGTCAGTGCCGGAACGATATCGCATGATTTTGCGTGCGCCGTATCGACGTTACCGGAAGCGGACCATCAGATAGTGGCCGTCGGTGCTCGTGGGTTGGAGAATGCCCGCAAGTTTGCCGAACTGCACGGTATTCCACGCTTCTACGAGGGTTACGAGCCGATCGCCAAGGATGCGGAAGTTG ACGCGGTGTACATCGGCACGGTGAACAGTGCCCACTACGAGGTCAGCCGTATGATGCTGGCCGCCGGTAAGCACGTCCTTTGTGAGAAACCTTTGTGCGTAAATCGGGGCCAGGCGCGAGCCCTGCTCGACTACGCCCGGGCACAGCAGCGCTTCTGCATGGAGGCAATCTGGTCACGGTTTTTCCCAAGCTACGCTCATCTGCGCGAGCGTACGGTTCGCGGTGATCTCGGTCGGATTGAGTCAGTCGAGGTACAGTTCGGTTTTCCGCTGACGCACGTGGAACGCGTCCGAATGAAGAGCCTTGGCGGTGGAACCGTACTCGATCTCGGCGTTTACACCATTCAGGTGGCGATGTGGGCTTTCCAGGCCGAACCGATCCGTGTCGATGCGGCCGGCCAGCTGAACGATGAGGGTGTGGATGTGGGCATTACTGCCACGCTACACTTTGCCAATGGCGGCAAAGCCCAGATCAAGACGAGCGCGATTGATAAGCTACCAAACACGGCCATCATCCGCGGTACGAAAGGATCGATCACG CTTCACGACTTCTGGTGTCCGATCGAGCTGACCGATATCGATGGTACGATTCGATCGTATCCACTGCCACCCTCGAAGGTCGAATGTATCCTGCTCAACAGCATCGGTTTGCGGTATGAGGCGGAGGAAACACGCAAACGTATCCTGGCCGGCGATCTGGAATCGCCCACGGTTTCGCATCAGGACAGTCTGGCGATTGCGCGCGTTCAGGATGCCATCCGGAAGCAGATCGGAGCCGAGCTACCAGAAGATTACATCTTCAAGGAATAG